A genome region from Methanobacterium petrolearium includes the following:
- a CDS encoding DUF2927 domain-containing protein, which produces MPYLVCEECGGCYKLQEGESPEDFILKCDCGGKLRVIESWNDWEVSKIHEERDDALEIPNYEGMKKPSRNFLSQNIFKICIIVAVVGILIISVGVFYQNEIYGVGSSNENEKYSQEQIDTFMETAFSPDDYGNKYDRVGKWNINVVRVRIMGSPTQEDINTLKKAVNDINGNVGGLKLVLDDKNEMEPDIEIYFIPHAQFAQYSVNPSEADGFTLWLVSTSGIYGGNSAGEIYKAKVFVGTDNLSQKRRSHVIIHELAHSLGLHHNQNQNSALCPGGPDITEYSDLDKTMMRMLYRKDILPNMSRREVETILNNSRKNFF; this is translated from the coding sequence ATGCCTTATCTAGTCTGTGAAGAATGTGGAGGGTGTTACAAACTTCAGGAAGGTGAATCTCCCGAAGATTTCATTCTTAAATGCGATTGTGGCGGTAAATTAAGAGTGATTGAGTCTTGGAATGATTGGGAAGTATCCAAAATTCATGAAGAACGTGATGATGCACTGGAAATTCCAAACTACGAAGGGATGAAAAAACCATCTAGAAACTTCCTGTCTCAGAATATCTTCAAAATCTGCATTATAGTAGCGGTAGTGGGTATATTAATTATATCTGTAGGTGTTTTTTATCAAAATGAAATTTATGGTGTTGGTTCTTCCAATGAAAATGAAAAATACAGTCAAGAACAGATCGACACTTTTATGGAAACAGCTTTCAGTCCTGATGATTATGGTAATAAATATGATCGGGTGGGTAAATGGAATATTAATGTTGTAAGAGTTCGAATCATGGGTTCTCCCACCCAGGAAGATATTAATACTCTTAAAAAGGCGGTTAATGATATTAATGGAAATGTTGGAGGCCTAAAACTTGTACTTGATGATAAAAATGAAATGGAACCTGATATTGAGATATATTTCATTCCTCACGCACAATTTGCCCAGTATTCTGTTAACCCCTCAGAAGCTGATGGTTTCACCCTCTGGTTGGTGAGTACCAGTGGTATTTATGGAGGTAACTCTGCTGGGGAAATTTACAAAGCCAAAGTATTCGTTGGAACTGACAATCTGAGCCAAAAACGGCGTTCCCATGTTATCATCCATGAACTGGCCCATAGTCTTGGATTGCATCATAATCAGAATCAAAATAGTGCGTTATGTCCTGGTGGCCCTGATATCACTGAATACTCTGACTTGGATAAAACCATGATGAGAATGCTTTATCGTAAGGATATATTGCCTAACATGTCCAGGAGGGAAGTGGAGACTATTTTGAATAATTCCAGAAAAAACTTTTTTTAG
- a CDS encoding archease: MDKKENTVKYEYFDVTADVGFRAYGGTLDEAFGNAALAMFEVMTDTSRVKPLIKRDIQLESEDEQALLYDWLSELLFIHDYEGLVFSQFSVKITPGNSGNIVLHSKIWGEEFKQSNHEIRIEVKAVTFHQMEIKKENGYMLQVILDT; this comes from the coding sequence GGATAAAAAAGAAAATACAGTTAAATATGAATACTTTGATGTAACTGCTGATGTTGGCTTTCGGGCATATGGTGGGACCTTGGATGAGGCTTTTGGGAATGCTGCTCTGGCAATGTTTGAAGTCATGACTGACACCTCCCGTGTTAAACCACTGATTAAGCGAGATATCCAGCTGGAATCAGAAGATGAACAGGCCCTTCTCTATGACTGGTTAAGTGAATTACTCTTCATCCATGACTATGAAGGATTGGTTTTCTCCCAATTCAGTGTTAAGATAACTCCGGGCAATTCAGGTAATATTGTTCTCCATTCCAAGATTTGGGGGGAAGAATTCAAGCAATCTAACCATGAAATAAGAATTGAAGTTAAAGCAGTCACCTTCCATCAAATGGAAATTAAGAAAGAAAACGGTTACATGTTGCAGGTAATTTTAGATACGTAA